From Schistocerca americana isolate TAMUIC-IGC-003095 chromosome 9, iqSchAmer2.1, whole genome shotgun sequence, the proteins below share one genomic window:
- the LOC124551073 gene encoding inositol-trisphosphate 3-kinase B isoform X2 — translation MLLEMFHSSSDASSDSFSAVASFRKKMTLGKIIVKVPSGWRKLRNVVQWTPFFQTYKKQRYAWVQLAGHQGNFKAGPEQGTILKKLCPKEELCFQVLMNDVLRPYVPEYKGHVTCEDGDLYLQLQDLLGDFQSPCIMDCKIGVRTYLEEELAKAKEKPKLRKDMYEKMIQIDPEAPTEEEHRLKGVTKPRYMVWRETISSTATLGFRIEGIRKADGKSSKDFKTTKTREQILKAFRDFTEGYPHAVPKYIQRLTAIRATLEVSEFFSSHEVIGSSLLFVHDKHNANVWLIDFAKTLILPSGTAIDHASRWVVGNHEDGYLIGINNLISIFSEMAAESATAPGDNT, via the exons ATGCTCCTCGAGATGTTCCACTCGTCGTCTGACGCTTCTTCAGATTCTTTCTCGGCCGTCGCGTCTTTCCGCAAGAAGATGACCCTCGGCAAGATTATCGTCAAGGTG cCTTCCGGTTGGAGAAAACTACGGAATGTCGTTCAATGGACTCCGTTCTTCCAAACGTACAAGAAACAGCGCTATGCTTGGGTGCAGCTTGCTGGCCATCAAG GAAACTTCAAAGCCGGTCCCGAGCAAGGCACGATTCTGAAGAAGCTTTGCCCCAAAGAGGAGCTGTGCTTCCAGGTGCTCATGAACGACGTGCTCAGGCCCTACGTCCCAGAGTACAAGGGCCACGTCACCTGCGAAGACGGAGACT TATACTTACAATTGCAAGACTTACTGGGCGACTTCCAATCCCCGTGCATTATGGACTGCAAGATAGGTGTGCGCACCTATCTGGAGGAGGAGTTGGCCAAGGCCAAGGAAAAGCCCAAGCTCCGAAAG GACATGTATGAGAAGATGATCCAAATCGATCCTGAAGCTCCAACAGAGGAGGAGCATCGCCTCAAGGGTGTCACCAAGCCTAG gtacatggtGTGGCGAGAGACCATCTCCTCTACAGCAACACTGGGTTTCCGCATAGAAGGTATTCGCAAAGCAGATGGAAAGTCTAGCAAAGACTTCAAGACAACTAAGACCAGGGAGCAGATTCTCAAAGCATTCAGGGATTTCACGGAAGGATATCCACATGCAGTG CCAAAATACATTCAGAGGTTGACAGCAATCAGGGCCACCTTGGAAGTTTCTGAATTCTTCTCTTCGCATGAG GTGATAGGAAGTTCCCTTTTGTTTGTGCACGACAAGCACAATGCAAACGTGTGGCTCATAGATTTTGCCAAGACGCTGATCCTGCCCAGCGGCACAGCAATCGACCACGCCTCACGCTGGGTGGTGGGCAACCACGAGGACGGCTACCTGATCGGCATCAACAATCTCATCAGCATCTTCTCCGAGATGGCAGCAGAGTCGGCCACGGCTCCAGGCGACAACACGTGA
- the LOC124551073 gene encoding inositol-trisphosphate 3-kinase A isoform X3, with protein sequence MLLEMFHSSSDASSDSFSAVASFRKKMTLGKIIVKPSGWRKLRNVVQWTPFFQTYKKQRYAWVQLAGHQGNFKAGPEQGTILKKLCPKEELCFQVLMNDVLRPYVPEYKGHVTCEDGDSVYLQLQDLLGDFQSPCIMDCKIGVRTYLEEELAKAKEKPKLRKDMYEKMIQIDPEAPTEEEHRLKGVTKPRYMVWRETISSTATLGFRIEGIRKADGKSSKDFKTTKTREQILKAFRDFTEGYPHAVPKYIQRLTAIRATLEVSEFFSSHEVIGSSLLFVHDKHNANVWLIDFAKTLILPSGTAIDHASRWVVGNHEDGYLIGINNLISIFSEMAAESATAPGDNT encoded by the exons ATGCTCCTCGAGATGTTCCACTCGTCGTCTGACGCTTCTTCAGATTCTTTCTCGGCCGTCGCGTCTTTCCGCAAGAAGATGACCCTCGGCAAGATTATCGTCAAG cCTTCCGGTTGGAGAAAACTACGGAATGTCGTTCAATGGACTCCGTTCTTCCAAACGTACAAGAAACAGCGCTATGCTTGGGTGCAGCTTGCTGGCCATCAAG GAAACTTCAAAGCCGGTCCCGAGCAAGGCACGATTCTGAAGAAGCTTTGCCCCAAAGAGGAGCTGTGCTTCCAGGTGCTCATGAACGACGTGCTCAGGCCCTACGTCCCAGAGTACAAGGGCCACGTCACCTGCGAAGACGGAGACT CAGTATACTTACAATTGCAAGACTTACTGGGCGACTTCCAATCCCCGTGCATTATGGACTGCAAGATAGGTGTGCGCACCTATCTGGAGGAGGAGTTGGCCAAGGCCAAGGAAAAGCCCAAGCTCCGAAAG GACATGTATGAGAAGATGATCCAAATCGATCCTGAAGCTCCAACAGAGGAGGAGCATCGCCTCAAGGGTGTCACCAAGCCTAG gtacatggtGTGGCGAGAGACCATCTCCTCTACAGCAACACTGGGTTTCCGCATAGAAGGTATTCGCAAAGCAGATGGAAAGTCTAGCAAAGACTTCAAGACAACTAAGACCAGGGAGCAGATTCTCAAAGCATTCAGGGATTTCACGGAAGGATATCCACATGCAGTG CCAAAATACATTCAGAGGTTGACAGCAATCAGGGCCACCTTGGAAGTTTCTGAATTCTTCTCTTCGCATGAG GTGATAGGAAGTTCCCTTTTGTTTGTGCACGACAAGCACAATGCAAACGTGTGGCTCATAGATTTTGCCAAGACGCTGATCCTGCCCAGCGGCACAGCAATCGACCACGCCTCACGCTGGGTGGTGGGCAACCACGAGGACGGCTACCTGATCGGCATCAACAATCTCATCAGCATCTTCTCCGAGATGGCAGCAGAGTCGGCCACGGCTCCAGGCGACAACACGTGA
- the LOC124551073 gene encoding inositol-trisphosphate 3-kinase B isoform X1 — MLLEMFHSSSDASSDSFSAVASFRKKMTLGKIIVKVPSGWRKLRNVVQWTPFFQTYKKQRYAWVQLAGHQGNFKAGPEQGTILKKLCPKEELCFQVLMNDVLRPYVPEYKGHVTCEDGDSVYLQLQDLLGDFQSPCIMDCKIGVRTYLEEELAKAKEKPKLRKDMYEKMIQIDPEAPTEEEHRLKGVTKPRYMVWRETISSTATLGFRIEGIRKADGKSSKDFKTTKTREQILKAFRDFTEGYPHAVPKYIQRLTAIRATLEVSEFFSSHEVIGSSLLFVHDKHNANVWLIDFAKTLILPSGTAIDHASRWVVGNHEDGYLIGINNLISIFSEMAAESATAPGDNT, encoded by the exons ATGCTCCTCGAGATGTTCCACTCGTCGTCTGACGCTTCTTCAGATTCTTTCTCGGCCGTCGCGTCTTTCCGCAAGAAGATGACCCTCGGCAAGATTATCGTCAAGGTG cCTTCCGGTTGGAGAAAACTACGGAATGTCGTTCAATGGACTCCGTTCTTCCAAACGTACAAGAAACAGCGCTATGCTTGGGTGCAGCTTGCTGGCCATCAAG GAAACTTCAAAGCCGGTCCCGAGCAAGGCACGATTCTGAAGAAGCTTTGCCCCAAAGAGGAGCTGTGCTTCCAGGTGCTCATGAACGACGTGCTCAGGCCCTACGTCCCAGAGTACAAGGGCCACGTCACCTGCGAAGACGGAGACT CAGTATACTTACAATTGCAAGACTTACTGGGCGACTTCCAATCCCCGTGCATTATGGACTGCAAGATAGGTGTGCGCACCTATCTGGAGGAGGAGTTGGCCAAGGCCAAGGAAAAGCCCAAGCTCCGAAAG GACATGTATGAGAAGATGATCCAAATCGATCCTGAAGCTCCAACAGAGGAGGAGCATCGCCTCAAGGGTGTCACCAAGCCTAG gtacatggtGTGGCGAGAGACCATCTCCTCTACAGCAACACTGGGTTTCCGCATAGAAGGTATTCGCAAAGCAGATGGAAAGTCTAGCAAAGACTTCAAGACAACTAAGACCAGGGAGCAGATTCTCAAAGCATTCAGGGATTTCACGGAAGGATATCCACATGCAGTG CCAAAATACATTCAGAGGTTGACAGCAATCAGGGCCACCTTGGAAGTTTCTGAATTCTTCTCTTCGCATGAG GTGATAGGAAGTTCCCTTTTGTTTGTGCACGACAAGCACAATGCAAACGTGTGGCTCATAGATTTTGCCAAGACGCTGATCCTGCCCAGCGGCACAGCAATCGACCACGCCTCACGCTGGGTGGTGGGCAACCACGAGGACGGCTACCTGATCGGCATCAACAATCTCATCAGCATCTTCTCCGAGATGGCAGCAGAGTCGGCCACGGCTCCAGGCGACAACACGTGA